The Piliocolobus tephrosceles isolate RC106 unplaced genomic scaffold, ASM277652v3 unscaffolded_27053, whole genome shotgun sequence region GGCGGCTCCGGCCCAGGTGGAGCTGCTGACCTGGCCCCTTCCTGCAGCTGTGAGGTGTGTGAGGTTCGTGGGCCTGCACAGGTGCGGGCGCCATCCAGGTCACCAGGGCGCTTGTAGGGACGGCCTCCCACGGCTTAGAAGGCCTGGCGCAGCCCCCCAGCTTTGTCGAGGTGGCCTTTGTTTGGCGTTGAGATACCAGACTTGGAGGTAATGTCAGTGTTCCCATGGACTTTGAAAACCAACGCACACTTGGGTTTGAATTCTCTGGCAGGTTTCGTACCCTGAGTGCTGTTTTTCATGGTAAAGGTGACCACCAGTAGGGTGACAGGTGAGGGTGGTGTCAAGGCTGCTGGCCCTGTCTGCCTGGTGTCCCCGGGGACAGTGCGGGCCGACAGGCTCCCGCTGGGAACCAGAAGGTGAAGGTGCCAAGCCCCTGAGGTCCCGTGCAGAAGTGTAGAGCTGGAATCTGGTGTGTGTGCCGCTGCCTCTGACCAGGGACCTGGTCCCGTACCCCACGCTCCTGCCCTGCCGCACGGGACTCGTCTGTCCCCTGAAGCCACAGCGACATGCTAGCAGCTGCAGGGTCTGGGAAGAGTGGCCCTGTGGGGGGCTCCTCTTTCAGCGAGGCTGAGCCTCTGCCCTGTGGTACTTGTTCCGCTCTGTcttcaacatggtaaaatcccatttctactaaaaatacaaaaattagccggatgtggtggcgggcgcctgtagtcccagctacccgggaggctgaggcaggagaattgcttgaactcaagaaacggaggttgcagtgagccgagatagcgccactgcgctccagcctgagggacagagtgagactccgtctcaaaaaaaaaaaaaaaaaaaagaatattaggtGTCCCCCTGGCCCGGCTTGAGTCTCAGTTCCGAGCGCCTGATAGTAAGGCAGGGACCCAGCCCTACCTAGTTCCCAGCTGACGGTTCAGTGAGGACCCTGCCACGCCAGCCTCCACAGGGTGGCAGCTACCGCCCAGCCACAGCGGCCCAGCCTCTGAACATCCGTCTCCACCGTGGAGCAGAGGCTGCGGCGCGTGTCACAGACCGGGGCTGGGGGGGGGGGCCATGGGGAAGGGGTCCTACCTGCCCCCCACACCTGGTGATCTGGGAGCCACTCATGGAGAGTCTCTGCTGGGCCGAGCTGGCGCCTGTTAGGCGCAAGACTGCCCACTGCAGGCCGTGTGCACGTGGCGGGGCGGCAGCAGCCCGCTCGCCTCTCCTGACCCCGTGCTCTACCTCCTGTGTTCCAGGGACTCTGAACATGTCGGGGATCGCCCTCAGCAGACTCGCCCAGGAGAGGAAAGCATGGAGGAAAGACCACCCGTTTGTAAGGAGGGCTTCGTTCCCGTGTGCAATGCCGCGGACAGCCCCCCTCGGCTGAAACTCCGCCCTCCCTGCTGGGAGGGAGCTGGTCGCATGCCTGGGTCGGGCTGGTGGGACTCTCGGGCTGGTTCCCGCGGTGGTTTTGGTCAAACAAGATGCCACCGCACTGATGTGCTTTTGTGGTTGTTTTCTCTCAGGGTTTCGTAGCTGTCCCAACAAAAAATCCCGATGGCACGATGAACCTCATGAACTGGGAGTGCGCCATTCCAGGGAAGAAAGGGGTAAGAGGCACGTGCTGCTAGCCTCCAGCCTGTCGGGGCTCCACAGATGCGTGTGGCAGCGCCACGGGGAAACTGCTCAGATCCCTGCCGTCTGTGACGGCCGCCCTTGTCACAGGCTGCGGACAAGAGGTCAGATCCCCAGCTGTGGCCTGGCCCCCGCCCCGTGGggacttgagctcagaaggtggTGCTGGCAAGGTTGGGGTGACAGCTGTGTCCCCGCCGAGGGCATTTCTGGTTGAGAAGGAAGCAGGCTGggcctggctgggcacagggcTGAGCTGTGGCAGAGGGGAGGGGGCTCTGGTGTGTGTTGGGAGCAGGCCTGAGGGGCGGGCAGCCTTTGCCGGCTAGAACCCAGGATTCTGCTATGTCCTTCCAGGTGTGGCTCAGGTCACGGGAGCTGGGTTTGCCGGAGAGCCACCCCGGCGTAAAGCCGCCTCCTAGAGAACCTCCTGGGGCACAGGACTGGCGACAGCAGCCTAGGATGCCTGCTCGGGGCCCCCTGTGTGTCTGTGGCCAGCAGGGCGGCCCGTGTGCCTGTCTTCTTTGCCCGGCTCCCATGAAACACTTGGCCGGGGACTCCAGGCCGGCGTGCACATAAGTTTCATGCTCGTGAACCCTGAAGGAAGGAGAGAGCCCTGAGGTGTTGGTCCTGCCCGAGGCCTTGTTCCCTCCGGCCCATGCCACCCTCTGGGTTTCCCTCTGAAACTCAAAGCAGCTTCAGTCCCCCTGAGCTGAGCAGTCCCAGCAGGTCTCCGCTTTGCCTGAGACATGGTGTCACTTGAGTTTGTCGCTTGTCTGAGGCTCTGCTGAGAATGTCCCTTGCTCTTCACGTTACGGCGACGCAGGTGTGCGGCCCCGAGGAAGACGGGAGTGGTGTCGGATTGTGGGTGGCAAAGGCGCCTCGTCCAGGCAGGATCTGGGGCGGGGCTTGCAGAACCCCTGGGGCAAAGGTTGTGCTCTTGGTGCCACTGTCCCAGTGTGTGGCACCCGCCGCCCGCGGCCCAGCCCCCGGCACCCGTCTCATCCCCTTTCTAGGAGGGCCTTTCCGACTCACTCTCTGGGCACGGCAGAGGTCCTGACAGTCGTCTTGGTGGGGCCGGTCCAGGCTTTAGGCTGGTTTGGGAGCCGCCTCTGTGGGACTCTGGCCCCGGTGTCCTGGCAGTCCTGGGAGTTGTGTCCTAGAAGCGAGCCCCTTCCTTCTGGGCTGGCCTGAGGCAGGCGAGCAGCCATCTCACCACACTTTGTTTCCCCACAGACTCCGTGGGAAGGAGGCTTGTTTAAACTGCGGATGCTTTTCAAAGATGATTATCCGTCTTCACCACCAAAATGTAAGTAGCTCACTGTTCTGTGTCCTGGAAGTCGGCCTGGTCCTGTGGGCATTGGAGTCCTCTCCAAAGAGGCCCCTGGCTGTGGCCGTGGCGCCCTGGGCCGGGCGATCCACGTGGAGCTGGGAGGAAGATCACAGACTTGGAGGTCGGCTTTGATCCCTGATCCCCGGCTCAGGCTGCAGATTCGAGTCTGTTTCCAGCTCCGGGGGTGGGCGGTGCACGTAATAGACTTAGTCTCTCATCCCAGCTAATTGGCTGTGAAGCTCCAGAGTCCTGTGGAGGGAGGGGCTGTGAGATCCAGGCTGGAGCTCCTGGGCTAGGAGTGCCTGGACCCTCAGTGGTAACGGGCGATAAAGACAGAGGATTTGGTGCCCACAAGACCCCGGCCCTGGACGGGATGGATGTGCAGAAGGACCGTCACTCAGAGTCTCACCCTCTGAGGATTTATCTTGCTCCAGCTTCTTACCGCTCTTCCTGTGGTCTCTCACGTTGTCTCCCAGCTGTGGCTGTGTCTGCAGCCTGGGCAGGCGTAGAGTAGGTGAACAGCAGAGAAGGCGTGGGAAGAAGGGGCTGAGGCTGGGTTCGATATCAAGCCTACAGCTAAGTTAATGATCTCAGTCAGTTCAGCAAAActcaggagaggaaggagagggctGCCGCGTCCCTGCCCTCCCGTAGCTGGAAATCGGCGGGCCCTGTCTGTGGTGAGTTCCACGCGTTAACACGCGCCCAGCACCTAGAGAGTGCCTGGCCACGGCGCGGCGAGAGCGGTGTGTAAAAGCTTCCCTTGCAGCTCGCTCAAGACACACAAGTGTTTTCCACGGTGGCACCGACCGGAGGAGCTCGAGGGCTGCTGACGGCACCACGCGGCTGAGACTTGCTTCATTTTGGATTGTCGtttgctgtttgattttttttttttttaaccatgagtGGATATTaagatgatttattttaattaggaaaaacaCAAGAATGAGACAGAGGAGCTGCTTTCATTTATTCTGTTCAACCATTTATTGGAATTCCAAGCAAATGCAGCAAGACGAGAAAAAGAAGTCACAGTGGAAGAGGTGGCGAGGAAGGCCAGGACAACAGCTCACTAAAGCTGAGGCGCAagcaaggctgggcacggtgcctcacgcctggaatcccagcactttgggaggccgaggtgggaggatcacgtgagatgaagaccagcctggtcaacgtggagaaaccccgtctctactaaaaaaaaaaaaaaaaatgcaaaaattagcaggtgtggtggtgggcgcatgtaatcccagctacttgggaggctgaggcaggagaagtgctagaacccaggaggcaaagttgccgtgagccgagatcgcaccactgcactccagcctgggcagcagagcaagaccctgtctcaaaaaaagaaaaataacgtGGGACATGGTGAaggaaacaaaactaaataaatataaaaatacaatagagATTGAGATGTACACAAATCTGCTTTTATATCATTTCAATGAGCAAGGATTTAAAACTATGCCATTTATAGCAGCTTGAAATACATTGGAATACAACGAAAGATTGGTTCAGGACTTCTCTACTGAAAACTGTAGAATATTCCAAGGGAAGCCCAGGCTGGCCTGAGCAGTA contains the following coding sequences:
- the LOC113221709 gene encoding SUMO-conjugating enzyme UBC9-B-like isoform X1, which produces MESLCWAELAPVRRKTAHCRPCARGGAAAARSPLLTPCSTSCVPGTLNMSGIALSRLAQERKAWRKDHPFGFVAVPTKNPDGTMNLMNWECAIPGKKGTPWEGGLFKLRMLFKDDYPSSPPKCKFEPPLFHPNVYPSGTVCLSILEEDKDWRPAITIKQILLGIQELLNEPNIQDPAQAEAYTIYWLVAALALLLAAPLHPSQGRLAGGEWSTQAHPRDSQGPPPGEGRGA